A stretch of the Chlorobiota bacterium genome encodes the following:
- a CDS encoding OmpA family protein, translated as MKIYINLLITFILICCSTNAQEQEIISVGAYGGYGYNILSGSFMVDHGGGLTPTFSCGLYENGIGNGFVFGNMISKEIFSRFHLSFMPEYSVRNGIFSFLCVDPANIRLPNGSVTKAITNNLAEITHSLLLLRLNGEFQVFNNIPFRVLFGPTISLSLNSSYLVHEEIVSPNNAEFLNGGQVHYHGNSEFSDSKALSYGFNIGGKYFAPIANNLSMFLECSYIGGLTNEIEIAKIKSSQIRGIIGIENSFKSSKEIPIIKPPIVVVPVEPILNLKIKTDIFDENGNNLKEIKLNAKRVITSELYPLLNYLFFDKDSNKLPERYTILNEVDYNNFDLKNLKGKGAFATYYNILNIIGKRLNNNKTTKLLLKARISDGESNILQQQRLNFIVDYLFKICKVSKNQIAIQISNSKDNLSNSEIVEGKDENRRIELSSDNPLLLSSILISDTLYKTYAPLVNIIPEVNHNDIIKNWNLNIISNNQIIQSRKGIDSIPSKIEWNTGNDFQINKSSNLVLKNDSIATNPILELNAETNSGKIINVKYSIPISRTIIDSNLHFGSGYFSLILFDYNSSVLKSEHQNAINIVNSRTEVNSKTLVEGYTDKLGDEKLNQTLSQARANAVSSKLTSNVISVIGKGESDLFDNKFPEGRFYSRTVTIKTGD; from the coding sequence ATGAAAATATATATTAATTTGTTGATAACATTTATATTAATTTGTTGTTCAACTAATGCCCAAGAACAAGAGATTATTAGTGTTGGAGCTTATGGTGGTTATGGTTATAACATCCTATCTGGATCTTTTATGGTTGATCATGGGGGTGGCTTAACACCTACTTTTTCATGTGGGTTATATGAGAATGGTATTGGAAACGGATTTGTTTTTGGGAATATGATTAGTAAAGAAATTTTTTCTAGATTCCATTTGTCTTTTATGCCTGAATATTCAGTTAGAAATGGAATTTTTTCATTTCTCTGTGTTGACCCTGCAAATATTAGATTACCAAATGGAAGTGTTACTAAAGCTATTACAAATAATTTAGCAGAAATTACTCATAGTTTATTACTCTTGCGTTTAAATGGTGAATTTCAAGTATTTAATAATATACCATTTAGAGTTTTGTTTGGACCTACTATATCTTTAAGTTTAAACTCAAGTTACTTAGTTCATGAGGAAATAGTTAGTCCTAATAATGCGGAGTTTTTAAATGGTGGACAAGTTCATTATCATGGGAATAGCGAATTTTCTGACTCTAAAGCATTAAGTTATGGATTTAATATTGGAGGAAAATATTTTGCACCCATTGCAAATAACTTAAGCATGTTTTTAGAATGTTCTTACATAGGTGGTTTAACTAATGAAATTGAAATTGCAAAAATAAAATCAAGTCAGATTAGAGGTATTATTGGAATTGAAAATTCTTTTAAATCATCAAAAGAAATTCCTATAATTAAGCCACCCATTGTTGTAGTTCCCGTTGAACCTATATTAAATTTAAAAATAAAAACTGATATCTTCGATGAGAATGGAAATAATTTAAAGGAAATTAAATTAAATGCAAAACGTGTTATTACTAGCGAACTATATCCTTTGTTAAATTATTTATTTTTTGATAAAGATTCTAATAAATTACCAGAAAGATATACAATTTTAAATGAAGTTGATTACAATAATTTTGATTTAAAAAATTTAAAAGGAAAAGGTGCGTTTGCTACTTATTATAATATATTAAACATTATTGGTAAGAGATTAAATAATAATAAAACAACTAAGCTATTGCTTAAAGCTAGAATATCTGATGGTGAAAGTAATATTTTACAACAACAAAGATTGAATTTCATAGTTGATTATTTATTTAAAATTTGTAAAGTGTCTAAGAATCAAATAGCAATTCAAATTAGTAATTCAAAAGATAATTTGAGTAATTCTGAAATAGTTGAGGGTAAAGATGAAAATAGAAGAATTGAACTTTCATCTGATAATCCTTTATTGCTATCATCAATATTAATTTCCGATACTTTATATAAAACATATGCTCCACTGGTAAATATAATTCCCGAAGTTAATCATAATGATATTATTAAAAATTGGAATTTAAATATAATTTCAAACAATCAAATAATTCAAAGTAGAAAAGGTATTGACTCTATTCCTAGCAAAATAGAATGGAATACAGGCAATGATTTTCAAATTAATAAATCTAGTAATTTAGTTTTAAAGAATGATTCAATTGCAACTAACCCAATCCTTGAATTAAATGCTGAAACAAATTCTGGGAAAATTATTAATGTGAAATACTCTATTCCAATTTCTAGAACAATTATTGATTCAAATTTGCATTTTGGTTCTGGTTACTTCTCATTAATTTTGTTTGATTACAATAGTTCTGTTTTAAAATCTGAACATCAAAATGCAATCAATATAGTTAATTCAAGAACAGAAGTTAATTCTAAAACATTAGTGGAAGGTTATACCGATAAATTAGGTGATGAGAAGTTAAATCAAACCCTTTCACAAGCTAGAGCAAATGCTGTTTCGAGTAAGTTAACATCAAATGTAATTAGCGTGATTGGTAAAGGTGAATCAGATTTATTTGACAACAAATTTCCCGAAGGAAGATTTTATTCAAGAACAGTAACAATTAAGACAGGAGATTAA
- the pruA gene encoding L-glutamate gamma-semialdehyde dehydrogenase gives MTKKLKEYFPTSYQNFSNSKIAQSQKDSLTFVRKNFDKNYPLIINGKKILTDEKIVSLNPANLDEVIGNFSSANKSHAESAIQAASKAFDKWKLVDANTRANFLFECANIVKRRRNEINSWMISEVGKNFIEADADTAEAIDFLEYYGREMIRYSKIEQPIQVPGEINQLEYLPLGVGAVIPPWNFPFAILVGMTSAAIVTGNTVIVKPSSDSPMMGWLFMEILKEAGVPNGVVNFIPGSGAEIGDYIVDHNLIRFVSFTGSAEIGKRIYSRASITNPGQKWLKRVVAEMGGKDGIIVDSEANLEDAADGVVAAAFGFQGQKCSACSRAIVDTKVYDKFLEMIKTRVKKIQIGDPKDNFQMGPVVSKRAYKTILDYIEVGKKEGKILCGGSISTGNGYYIQPTVISNIKPDSRISLEEIFGPVLGIIKAKNFEDALKIANNTDYGLTGAVYSENDDKIKKAYNEFFVGNLYLNRKCTGALVGVHPFGGFNLSGTDSKAGGRDYLLLFMQAKTIATKIKVSSKN, from the coding sequence ATGACAAAAAAATTAAAGGAATATTTTCCAACTTCATATCAAAATTTCAGTAATTCAAAAATTGCTCAATCTCAAAAAGACTCTCTTACATTTGTTAGAAAAAATTTCGATAAAAATTATCCATTAATTATTAATGGGAAAAAGATTTTAACTGATGAAAAAATCGTTTCTTTAAATCCAGCGAATTTAGATGAAGTGATTGGAAACTTTTCATCTGCAAACAAAAGTCATGCTGAATCAGCAATTCAAGCTGCAAGTAAAGCTTTTGACAAATGGAAATTAGTAGATGCTAATACTCGCGCAAACTTTTTGTTTGAATGCGCGAATATTGTCAAAAGGAGGAGAAATGAAATTAATTCATGGATGATTAGTGAAGTAGGTAAAAATTTTATTGAAGCTGATGCTGATACTGCTGAAGCTATTGATTTTCTTGAGTATTATGGACGCGAAATGATTAGATATTCGAAAATTGAACAACCTATTCAAGTTCCAGGAGAAATAAATCAATTAGAATATTTACCACTTGGAGTTGGGGCTGTAATTCCGCCATGGAACTTCCCTTTTGCTATTTTAGTTGGTATGACTTCAGCTGCTATTGTAACTGGTAATACAGTTATTGTAAAGCCTTCAAGCGATTCTCCAATGATGGGCTGGTTGTTTATGGAAATTTTAAAAGAAGCTGGAGTCCCCAATGGAGTGGTGAATTTTATTCCAGGAAGTGGAGCTGAGATTGGTGATTATATTGTTGATCATAATCTTATTAGATTTGTCTCTTTTACTGGCTCAGCAGAAATTGGCAAAAGAATTTATAGTAGAGCTTCTATTACTAATCCAGGTCAGAAATGGTTAAAAAGAGTTGTTGCTGAAATGGGTGGAAAGGATGGTATAATTGTAGATAGTGAAGCAAATCTTGAAGATGCCGCTGATGGTGTTGTTGCGGCTGCTTTTGGTTTCCAAGGTCAAAAGTGTTCAGCTTGTTCAAGAGCAATTGTTGATACAAAAGTATATGATAAATTTCTTGAAATGATTAAAACTAGAGTTAAGAAAATTCAAATTGGAGATCCTAAAGATAATTTCCAAATGGGACCTGTTGTAAGCAAACGAGCTTACAAAACAATTCTAGACTATATAGAAGTAGGTAAAAAAGAAGGTAAAATATTATGTGGAGGTAGTATATCAACTGGTAATGGGTATTACATCCAGCCAACAGTTATCAGTAATATCAAACCAGATTCAAGAATTTCGTTAGAAGAAATTTTTGGTCCAGTATTAGGAATTATTAAAGCTAAAAATTTTGAAGATGCCTTAAAAATTGCTAATAATACTGATTATGGTTTAACAGGTGCGGTTTATTCTGAGAATGATGATAAAATCAAAAAAGCATATAATGAGTTTTTTGTTGGGAATCTATATTTAAATAGAAAATGTACTGGAGCACTTGTCGGAGTACATCCATTTGGGGGATTTAATTTATCTGGTACTGATTCTAAAGCTGGTGGACGTGATTACTTATTATTATTTATGCAAGCTAAAACTATTGCAACTAAAATTAAAGTGTCATCTAAAAATTAA
- a CDS encoding putative N-acetylmannosamine-6-phosphate 2-epimerase: MILFKDIIPKGLIVSCQLDNKEPFYTPQHCALFAVAAEKGGAIAVRADGVLNIQEIRASSKLPIIGCIREKQLDDQIVSTPNVSAIDKLIRSGSNVIAIDATKRIRPDLSTGSKFFKDIRDLYPKLILLADISTFEEGVLAAEAGANAISTVLFGRTPETIELAHSTQEYFKLINKLSITVKVPILAEGFIFTIEEAVEAIKNGAYSCIVGAAITRPRIISQLFSDSISRVIN; the protein is encoded by the coding sequence TTGATTCTTTTTAAAGATATAATTCCTAAAGGATTAATTGTAAGTTGCCAACTTGACAATAAAGAACCATTTTATACGCCACAACATTGTGCTTTGTTTGCTGTTGCAGCTGAAAAAGGAGGTGCAATAGCTGTTAGAGCTGATGGTGTTTTAAATATACAGGAAATTAGAGCTTCCTCCAAACTTCCTATTATTGGTTGTATTCGTGAAAAACAATTAGATGATCAAATTGTCTCTACTCCAAATGTGTCAGCTATAGATAAATTGATAAGATCTGGTTCAAATGTTATTGCAATTGATGCAACAAAAAGAATTCGACCAGATTTATCAACTGGTTCAAAATTTTTTAAAGATATTAGAGATTTATATCCAAAATTAATTTTGTTAGCTGATATATCTACATTCGAAGAAGGTGTGTTAGCAGCTGAAGCTGGTGCGAACGCAATATCAACAGTACTTTTCGGTAGAACGCCAGAAACAATTGAACTAGCTCATTCAACACAAGAATATTTTAAGTTAATAAATAAATTATCCATAACAGTTAAAGTACCAATTTTAGCAGAAGGGTTTATTTTCACAATTGAAGAAGCAGTGGAAGCTATTAAAAATGGTGCATATTCATGTATAGTAGGTGCTGCAATAACAAGACCAAGGATTATATCACAATTGTTTTCAGATTCAATTTCTAGAGTTATAAATTGA
- the crcB gene encoding fluoride efflux transporter CrcB: MNYILVSIGGAIGSLLRYSIGQLNFENNNKNLYLTFSVNAIGSLFIGIIYSLFDKNSINYEVKLLLATGFCGGFTTFSTFSIENINLLKNGNILISVIYIFISLSSCLIFTYYGYKLFSK; encoded by the coding sequence ATGAATTACATATTAGTAAGTATTGGTGGTGCAATTGGGAGTTTATTAAGATATTCAATAGGACAATTAAATTTTGAAAATAATAATAAGAATTTATATTTAACATTTTCAGTAAATGCAATTGGTTCTTTATTTATTGGAATTATTTATTCTTTGTTCGATAAAAACTCAATTAATTATGAAGTTAAACTTTTACTTGCTACAGGATTTTGTGGAGGATTTACAACTTTTTCTACTTTTTCAATTGAGAATATTAATCTATTAAAGAATGGGAATATTCTAATTTCAGTAATTTATATTTTTATTAGTTTGTCTTCATGTTTAATATTCACATACTATGGATATAAATTATTTTCAAAATAA
- a CDS encoding T9SS type A sorting domain-containing protein, with protein sequence MKNILFKLIIISSVLQSYSFAQEVQVESNSIMKNTPWFVKEMMKDIIEEKTHLSLEEIRNIYFNNEIKSSLSKSKNEDIYNSYPNLAKIVENNDEVGVSTSSGVESELHVAINPKDTNNIVVSAIYQSETNNLYCTIYFTKDFGKTWIKSAFKTTPKVLGVTTIGGGDPFFAYDKDGKCYLSWINLYLKGNKSTDSGYFSLVWASSTDGGENWVRPTNDVIGVGAMLSSYIQLGFLTKGFDKQWMSVDKTDSPYRGNLYCVFYEINVNSNPQAVINFRKKLANSNSFQNVSIPISGENFTQVQFSQCEVSPNGNVHVTFMGKSIDDTNDLALWHCSSSNGGDSFDEPQKVTSFRMPRFATGFLTSDTILGVSAKRQYPCPQLSIDYSNTSSRGNLYMCWTGYGITKKEKNGADIYFTSSKDNGYSWSNPIIINDDKKGIVKHNFYPSMTVNPNGVIVINWYDKRLDSLNKQTSYYSAMSFDNGKTFSTNIPISNLSSDFSKIGLKNNSFGIGEYNNTVSTIGYAIPVWADGRKNNGDIDLYMAHVLIGNRTTSIETITSLNNGLYFTLSPIPALDLATISFDLKFNQNIQLEVYNSSGIKVDNIPMIECKVGKNLIKLNVEKYLNGTYFCKLSSNSGSFIRKFTVVNN encoded by the coding sequence ATGAAAAATATATTATTCAAGTTAATTATAATATCATCAGTACTTCAATCATACTCATTTGCTCAAGAAGTTCAAGTTGAATCTAATTCAATAATGAAAAATACACCTTGGTTTGTCAAAGAAATGATGAAAGATATTATAGAAGAAAAAACTCATTTATCATTAGAAGAAATAAGGAATATCTACTTTAATAATGAAATTAAATCTTCGTTATCTAAAAGTAAGAACGAAGATATTTATAATTCCTATCCAAATTTAGCAAAGATAGTTGAGAATAATGATGAAGTAGGTGTATCAACTAGTTCAGGTGTTGAGAGTGAACTTCATGTTGCAATTAATCCTAAAGACACTAATAATATAGTTGTTTCAGCAATTTATCAAAGTGAAACAAATAATTTGTATTGTACTATTTATTTTACAAAAGATTTTGGCAAAACTTGGATTAAAAGTGCATTCAAAACTACTCCCAAAGTATTAGGAGTTACAACAATTGGGGGTGGAGATCCCTTTTTTGCATATGATAAAGATGGTAAATGTTATTTATCTTGGATTAATTTATATCTCAAAGGAAATAAATCAACTGATAGTGGATATTTCTCATTAGTTTGGGCTTCATCAACTGATGGTGGAGAAAATTGGGTCAGACCAACTAATGATGTTATTGGAGTAGGTGCAATGTTATCTAGTTATATTCAGTTAGGATTTCTTACCAAAGGATTTGATAAACAATGGATGTCTGTTGATAAAACAGATTCTCCTTATAGAGGAAATTTGTATTGTGTTTTTTATGAAATTAATGTGAATAGTAATCCTCAAGCAGTAATAAATTTTAGGAAAAAATTAGCTAATTCAAATTCATTTCAAAATGTAAGCATTCCAATCTCAGGAGAAAATTTTACTCAAGTTCAATTTTCTCAATGTGAAGTTTCTCCAAATGGAAATGTTCATGTTACATTTATGGGAAAATCAATTGATGATACAAATGACTTAGCACTATGGCATTGTAGTTCTTCAAATGGAGGTGATAGTTTTGATGAACCACAAAAAGTAACTTCATTTAGAATGCCTAGATTTGCAACTGGTTTTCTTACCTCTGATACTATTTTAGGGGTCTCTGCAAAGCGACAATATCCATGCCCTCAACTTAGTATAGATTATTCTAATACCTCATCTAGAGGAAATCTTTACATGTGTTGGACTGGATATGGAATTACTAAAAAAGAAAAAAATGGTGCTGATATTTATTTTACTAGTTCTAAAGATAATGGTTATTCTTGGAGCAACCCAATAATAATTAATGATGATAAAAAAGGTATTGTTAAACATAATTTTTATCCATCAATGACTGTAAATCCAAACGGTGTAATTGTAATCAATTGGTATGATAAAAGATTAGATTCATTAAACAAACAAACTTCATATTATAGTGCTATGAGTTTTGATAATGGTAAAACCTTTAGTACTAATATACCAATATCAAATTTAAGTTCTGATTTTTCTAAAATTGGTTTAAAAAATAATTCATTTGGTATTGGAGAATATAACAATACTGTTTCTACTATTGGTTATGCAATTCCTGTTTGGGCTGACGGTCGTAAAAATAATGGAGATATCGATTTATATATGGCACATGTATTAATTGGTAATAGGACAACTTCAATTGAAACAATTACTTCATTAAACAATGGGTTATACTTCACTTTATCTCCAATACCAGCCTTAGATTTAGCTACAATTAGTTTTGATTTAAAATTCAATCAAAACATTCAATTAGAAGTTTATAATTCAAGTGGTATTAAAGTAGATAATATTCCTATGATTGAATGTAAAGTTGGAAAAAATTTAATTAAATTAAATGTTGAAAAATATTTAAATGGTACATACTTTTGTAAATTAAGTAGTAATAGTGGTAGTTTTATTAGAAAATTTACTGTGGTAAATAATTAG
- a CDS encoding phosphoribosylaminoimidazolesuccinocarboxamide synthase has protein sequence MNYSNFPDLNLWRRGKVRDVYDLDGNLLVIATDRISAFDVVMNDPIPDKGKVLTKISLNWFNQLSSIVPNHLISSNINHFPEPCSKYKNELEGRSMYVKKAKPFPVECIVRGYLSGSGWNEYKKTNCVCGIKLDDGLLLSSKLKSPIFTPSTKAEEGHDKNISFEEMKNLIGENESNKLKYYSLNLYNRAFQIAIEKGIIIADTKFEFGIDENGKIILIDEILTPDSSRFWPLDEYKLGIEQPSFDKQFLRNYLESISWDKNPPPPPLPDYIINGTQKKYFEALNKFGLFLD, from the coding sequence ATGAATTATTCAAATTTTCCTGATCTAAATTTATGGCGAAGAGGTAAAGTACGTGATGTCTATGATTTAGATGGTAATCTACTTGTTATTGCAACTGATAGAATTAGTGCTTTTGATGTTGTTATGAATGATCCAATTCCAGACAAAGGAAAAGTGTTAACTAAAATCTCACTTAACTGGTTTAATCAACTTTCTTCAATAGTACCTAACCATTTAATATCTAGCAATATTAATCATTTTCCAGAGCCTTGTTCTAAATATAAGAATGAACTTGAAGGAAGGTCAATGTATGTAAAAAAGGCTAAACCTTTCCCAGTTGAGTGCATTGTAAGAGGTTATTTATCTGGATCTGGTTGGAATGAATACAAAAAAACTAATTGTGTTTGTGGGATCAAATTAGATGATGGATTATTGCTTTCAAGCAAATTGAAGAGTCCTATTTTTACACCTTCAACTAAAGCTGAAGAAGGTCATGATAAAAATATATCATTTGAAGAAATGAAAAATCTAATTGGAGAAAATGAATCAAACAAATTAAAATATTACTCTTTAAATTTATACAATAGAGCTTTTCAAATCGCAATTGAGAAAGGAATAATTATTGCTGATACTAAATTTGAATTTGGTATTGATGAAAATGGAAAAATTATCTTAATTGATGAGATATTAACCCCTGACTCATCCAGATTTTGGCCTTTAGATGAATATAAATTAGGCATAGAACAACCAAGTTTTGATAAACAATTTCTTAGAAATTATTTAGAAAGTATCTCATGGGATAAAAATCCTCCTCCCCCACCTTTACCAGATTATATTATAAATGGAACGCAGAAAAAGTATTTTGAGGCTTTGAATAAATTTGGACTTTTCTTAGATTAA
- a CDS encoding DUF5519 family protein, whose amino-acid sequence MLEWKNVKRVLHKYGGLQFNINNKELCHLHGNGLVDMIVKNDDYLGILNDGIATKHHIFKDSNWISLYLKTELDYNYAIALLKRKFENL is encoded by the coding sequence TTGTTAGAATGGAAAAATGTAAAAAGAGTACTACATAAATATGGAGGTTTACAATTCAACATAAATAATAAGGAATTGTGCCATCTACATGGGAATGGACTTGTTGATATGATAGTTAAAAATGATGATTATTTAGGAATACTGAATGATGGAATAGCAACAAAACATCATATTTTTAAAGATTCAAATTGGATTAGTTTATACTTAAAAACAGAATTAGATTATAATTATGCAATAGCTTTACTTAAAAGGAAATTTGAAAATTTATAA
- the greA gene encoding transcription elongation factor GreA: MTDVVYLTKDRFEELQHDVNLMKTEGRKSVANKIAEARSYGDLSENAEYTAALEEQSLFEDRLYRLEGIINRARIIDASELPLDKVYILSTVKVKNLKSKKLIKYVMVSPEEANIEERKLSVSSPIGKALLGSKVGDIVHANVPAGEISLEVLEIGH; the protein is encoded by the coding sequence ATGACTGACGTAGTTTATTTAACAAAAGATCGATTTGAGGAGTTGCAACATGATGTAAATTTAATGAAAACAGAAGGTAGAAAATCTGTTGCAAATAAAATTGCTGAAGCTAGATCATATGGTGATTTATCTGAGAATGCAGAATATACTGCAGCGTTAGAAGAGCAAAGCTTGTTTGAAGACAGACTTTACCGTTTAGAGGGAATAATAAATAGAGCTAGGATAATTGACGCCTCTGAATTACCACTTGATAAAGTGTATATATTATCAACGGTTAAAGTTAAGAATTTAAAATCGAAGAAATTAATAAAATATGTTATGGTTTCACCAGAGGAAGCCAACATAGAAGAAAGAAAACTTTCAGTTTCATCTCCTATTGGTAAAGCATTGCTTGGTTCTAAAGTAGGTGATATAGTTCATGCCAATGTTCCTGCTGGAGAAATTTCACTTGAAGTCCTTGAAATTGGACATTAA
- a CDS encoding aminotransferase class V-fold PLP-dependent enzyme yields the protein MNVNEIASVENKIENQFVHQTLEEYFQKFRNNIIGIEAKIETPYGIKPLIYTDWTASGRMYKTIEDKMMNDVYPMVANTHSETTFTGMLMTTAYHEALHIIKDHVGGSDEDVIICDGSGMTGVVNKFQRILGFKIHEAYKNKIVFSKEETPVVFVTHMEHHSNQTSWLETIADVVVVDPDENGLVSLENFKNEIEKFSDRKFKIAAITACSNVTGIKTPYYQIAELIHFYNGLCFVDFACSAPYTKVNMHPENQNQNLDAVYFSPHKFLGGPGTSGVLVFSKSLYKNQIPDHPGGGTVEWTNPWGGREYFDDIQAREDGGTPAFLQAFRTAMSIKLKDKMDVKKMKEREDELLEILFKELDKIPNLHVLANEHRNRQGIISFYIDNLHFNLGVKMLNDRWGIQARGGCSCAGTYGHYLLHFNQEESNEIITKYISGEWLKKPGWIRISIHPTTTNEEINIIIYAIKEIALNHEEWSSDYLTIKNTNSFYHKKDKNLFEDFSKNLFV from the coding sequence ATGAATGTAAATGAGATAGCTTCAGTTGAAAATAAAATTGAAAATCAATTTGTTCATCAAACATTAGAAGAGTATTTTCAAAAATTTAGAAATAATATTATTGGAATTGAAGCTAAAATTGAGACTCCATATGGTATCAAGCCACTTATATATACAGATTGGACAGCTAGTGGAAGAATGTATAAAACAATTGAAGATAAAATGATGAATGATGTTTACCCAATGGTTGCAAACACTCATAGTGAAACAACATTTACTGGAATGTTAATGACAACTGCATATCATGAAGCACTTCATATTATAAAAGATCATGTTGGAGGTTCTGATGAAGATGTTATAATTTGTGATGGTTCTGGTATGACTGGAGTTGTAAATAAATTTCAGAGGATTTTAGGTTTTAAAATTCATGAAGCTTATAAGAACAAAATTGTATTTTCTAAAGAAGAAACACCAGTTGTATTTGTTACACATATGGAACATCACTCTAATCAGACTAGTTGGTTAGAAACTATTGCAGATGTGGTTGTTGTTGATCCTGATGAAAATGGATTAGTAAGTTTGGAAAATTTTAAAAATGAAATTGAAAAATTCTCAGATAGGAAATTTAAAATTGCAGCTATTACTGCTTGTTCAAATGTTACAGGAATCAAAACTCCGTATTATCAAATTGCCGAGCTAATACATTTTTACAATGGATTATGTTTTGTTGATTTTGCATGTAGTGCTCCTTATACTAAAGTTAATATGCATCCAGAAAACCAGAATCAAAATCTTGATGCAGTATATTTTTCTCCTCATAAATTTCTTGGAGGTCCGGGCACTTCAGGAGTTTTAGTTTTTAGTAAAAGTTTGTATAAAAATCAGATTCCAGATCACCCTGGGGGTGGTACAGTTGAATGGACAAATCCTTGGGGTGGAAGAGAGTATTTTGATGATATTCAAGCAAGGGAAGATGGAGGAACACCAGCATTCCTTCAAGCTTTTAGGACTGCAATGAGCATCAAATTGAAAGATAAAATGGATGTTAAAAAAATGAAAGAAAGGGAAGATGAGTTATTAGAAATACTATTTAAAGAATTAGATAAAATTCCAAATCTCCATGTTCTTGCAAATGAACATAGAAATAGACAAGGTATTATTTCATTCTATATTGATAATTTACATTTCAATTTAGGAGTAAAAATGTTAAATGACAGATGGGGCATTCAGGCGAGAGGTGGATGCTCATGTGCAGGAACATATGGGCATTATTTATTACATTTTAATCAAGAAGAATCTAATGAGATAATTACCAAATACATTAGTGGTGAATGGCTAAAAAAACCAGGTTGGATAAGAATTTCAATTCATCCTACAACAACTAACGAAGAAATAAATATTATAATTTATGCTATTAAAGAAATTGCTTTAAATCATGAAGAATGGTCTTCAGACTATTTAACAATTAAGAACACTAATTCATTTTATCATAAAAAAGATAAAAACTTGTTTGAAGATTTTTCTAAAAATTTGTTTGTATGA
- a CDS encoding sigma-70 family RNA polymerase sigma factor, with amino-acid sequence MIQELEDRKLLDLYNSGEKLLVFNELVRRYQKRIYYVARRMVKRHEDADDIAQEVFVKAYTALDNFRGDSNIYTWLYRIAINLSINHLRKQKVRKFFDIDEYADILGKDADQDKKLIKEENVSLIEKAILTLPDKQKSVFIMRYYDELPYEEISNILGTSVGGLKANFHHAVSKVSEYVNKAHAERKLTVEKKYYK; translated from the coding sequence ATGATACAAGAGTTAGAAGATAGAAAACTTTTAGATTTATACAATTCTGGTGAGAAACTTTTAGTTTTTAACGAGTTAGTTAGAAGGTACCAAAAAAGAATTTATTATGTTGCTCGAAGAATGGTAAAGCGACATGAAGATGCAGATGATATTGCACAAGAAGTTTTTGTAAAAGCTTACACAGCATTAGATAATTTTAGAGGTGATTCAAATATTTATACTTGGTTATATCGGATTGCAATTAATTTATCAATAAATCATCTTAGAAAACAGAAAGTTAGAAAATTTTTTGATATTGATGAATATGCTGATATTTTAGGTAAAGATGCTGATCAAGACAAAAAATTGATAAAAGAAGAGAATGTATCGTTGATTGAAAAAGCAATTCTTACTTTGCCAGATAAACAAAAATCTGTATTTATTATGAGGTATTATGATGAGTTGCCTTATGAAGAAATATCGAATATATTAGGAACTTCAGTTGGTGGATTAAAAGCAAATTTTCATCATGCAGTTAGTAAAGTTTCTGAATATGTTAATAAAGCCCATGCTGAAAGAAAATTGACTGTCGAAAAAAAATACTATAAGTAA